The region CTGGTCATTCCGGCCACAAAGGAAGTCGTCGGATCGTTTGGACGGCCCTTCGATCAGGACGCGCTGCACCTGGCCGATATGTCGTTGATTACGTTCGGCCGAGTGGGCCAGTTGTCGGGCAATGATCTCGTTCAGGCGACGCTTCTTGACATCTTCCGGAATATCATCGGCATATTTTTTTGCTGCCAGCGTCCCCGGGCGTTCCGAGTAGGCGAACATGTAGGCGTAGTCGTAATGCACATAGTCCATGAGCGACAACGAATCCTGGTGTTCTTCTTCGGTTTCGGTGCAGAATCCCGAAATCATATCGGTCGAGATGCCGCAGTCTTCTCCCAGAATTTCCCGGATGCGGTCAATTTTGCCAATGTACCAGGGACGGTCGTAGGTTCGGTTCATCAGTTTCAACACCCGGCTGTTTCCGCTTTGCGCGGGCAAATGGATGTAGTTGCAGATGTTGTCGTACCGGGCCATGGTATGCAGTACATCGTCCGTAATATCTTTTGGGTGCGAGGTCGAAAAACGCACCCGAAGATCAGGATGGATTTGAGCCACCATTTCGAGCAGGTGCGCGAATGTTGTAGTTGTATTAGTATTAGTAGTTAGGAGCGAGGAGTTAGGAGTTGCTGACGCATCCATATTTGCTGACGCTGGTCTGCCGGTGCGGTCAGCAACTCCTAACTCCTCGCTCCTAACTCCTAACTCCCATTTATAACTATCCACATTCTGCCCAAGCAGAGTAACTTCGCGGTAGCCCTGGTCAAAGAGGTCCTGTGCTTCACGAACAATGCTAAAGGGGTCACGGCTGCGTTCGCGGCCACGTGTAAACGGCACCACGCAGAAGCTGCACATGTTGTCGCAGCCGCGCATGATGGATACAAAAGCGGTTACGCCGTTCGAGTTCAGACGTATCGGTGAAATGTCGGCGTAAGTTTCTTCGCGGGACAGAAACACATTTACCGCCTTCTGGCCCGATTCAGCTTCTTCAACCAGCTTCGGAATGTCGCGGTAGGCATCAGGCCCCGCTACAATGTCGACCACTTTTTCTTCTTCAAGCAGTTTGGTCTTCAGCCGTTCGGCCATGCATCCGAGCATCCCGACCAGAAGTTCCGGTTTCTGGCGTTTCAGACCGGTAAGGTGCTTGAGCCGGTGTCGGACTTTCTGTTCGGCATTGTCGCGGATGGCGCAGGTATTCAGGAAAATCACGTCAGCTTCGTCGGCCGATGAGGTAGTGGCATAACCGGCATTCCGCATCACGGCTGCGACGATCTCGCTGTCGGCAAAGTTCATCTGGCAACCGTAGCTTTCGATGTACAGTCGTTTTTTACCAACCGATAGCTCATCTTCCAATGTACGGGGTAAGTCGATGTGCTCTTTATCGTCAGGTTGTAGTAT is a window of Spirosoma linguale DSM 74 DNA encoding:
- a CDS encoding RNA modification enzyme, MiaB family (KEGG: CDK5RAP1; CDK5 regulatory subunit associated protein 1~TIGRFAM: RNA modification enzyme, MiaB family; tRNA- i(6)A37 thiotransferase enzyme MiaB~PFAM: Protein of unknown function UPF0004 ; Radical SAM domain protein; deoxyribonuclease/rho motif-related TRAM~SMART: Elongator protein 3/MiaB/NifB); amino-acid sequence: MDSLFMTLIPELTILQPDDKEHIDLPRTLEDELSVGKKRLYIESYGCQMNFADSEIVAAVMRNAGYATTSSADEADVIFLNTCAIRDNAEQKVRHRLKHLTGLKRQKPELLVGMLGCMAERLKTKLLEEEKVVDIVAGPDAYRDIPKLVEEAESGQKAVNVFLSREETYADISPIRLNSNGVTAFVSIMRGCDNMCSFCVVPFTRGRERSRDPFSIVREAQDLFDQGYREVTLLGQNVDSYKWELGVRSEELGVADRTGRPASANMDASATPNSSLLTTNTNTTTTFAHLLEMVAQIHPDLRVRFSTSHPKDITDDVLHTMARYDNICNYIHLPAQSGNSRVLKLMNRTYDRPWYIGKIDRIREILGEDCGISTDMISGFCTETEEEHQDSLSLMDYVHYDYAYMFAYSERPGTLAAKKYADDIPEDVKKRRLNEIIARQLAHSAERNQRHIGQVQRVLIEGPSKRSDDFLCGRNDQNKMVVFPKGDHQKGQYVNVLVTECTSATLRGEVVNA